CTCAAGGGCGACCGTCCAGTGGAAGACTTAGGGGTCAAGGCTTTAGATGATCACACTGTAGAAATCAAGTTGTCCAAGCCAACGCCATATATGGAACACCTGCTTGCCTTCACTAATTTCTCACCATTAAACAAGAAATTCGTGGAAGAAAAAGGCGATGCTTATGGTAGCAATTCCGACAACGTCCTCGCCAGCGGTCCCTTCAAGGTGGAAGACTGGGATGGGACTGGGCTTAACTGGAAATTAGTTAAGAACCCCGACTACTACAACGCTGACAAGGTTAAAATTGATGGTGCTGATGTCCAAGTTATTAAGGAAATCTCTACCCGGGTTAACCTCTTTGAAAATGGTGAGGTTGACAATACAATCTTGTCTGGTGAACTAGTCCGCCAATACAAGGATAATCCTAACCTGAAATTTAAACCTAAGGCCTCAATCTCATACATCGGTGTCAACCACAAGAACCCACTATTGGCTAATAAAGACTTCCGTCTTGCTCTTGACTATGCCTTGGATAATAAGGAATATACTGAACAAATCCTAGCAACCGGCTCGACTCCAATTTCAACCTTTGTGCCTAAAGGCTTAGTTAAGAATCCGGAAACCGGGGAAGACTTAGTCGATGAGGCTAATATCGAACCGAAAGTTGATGTGAAGAAGGCCCAAGAACTTTGGGAAAAAGCTAAAGCCGCTGTCCCACAAGATTCCTATCGCCTACGTATCTTATCTTCTGATGATGAAGGCTCCAAGCGTGTGGGAGAATACTTCCAAGGACAATTAGAAAATAATTTACCTGGCCTCAAAGTAGACTTGATTACTGTCCCTGGTAAGAATCGGATTGCTGCACAAAGATCAGGGGACTTCGACCTGGTCCTCTCTGGATGGTTGGGTGACTATGCCGATGCTTCTAACTTCCTTGACCTCTTTAAGACTGGCAATCCAAATAATGACGGTAAATACTCGAATCCAAAATATGATGAATTGTTAAACAAGGCTGCAAACCAAGATGCTAATGATCCGCAAGCCCGTTACAATGACTTCTTGGAAGCCCAAAAGGTTCTATCTGAAGACGAAGCTGTTATTGTCCTTAACCAAGGGGTAACGGCTGAATTACGGAACCCTCGTGTCCAAGGGGCAACCTACCGTTCCGTTGGTAATGAATTTGACTACCGTACCGCAACGATTGATAATTCAGCCGCTGAAAAATAATCTCAAGTAAATAAGCACAATATTAAGCAGGAGTAGTTTCCCTAACTCTTATTGAGACAGGAGACTGCCCCTGTTTTTGCTTTCACTAATTTTATATAAGAAAATAGGTCAAAAAGTACTGCAATTCCCAGAAAACGCTCACAATGTATCTTTTTGTACTAAAAATTAGTGAAAATGATTGATTTTTCTGACAGTTTAGGGTATATTATCCCATACGAATTATATTTATTTTAGGGGAGGAAAAATATTATTATGAAGTTTAAGAAACTCGCTGTGACGGTCCTAGCTTCTGCAGCCTTAGTACTTAGTGGCTGTGGACAGGGCCAAAGCCAAAACCAGAATGTTATTCGTCGGACTGAATTACAGGAAATGACTACCCTAGACTCTACCCGGGTAGAAGATATTCAAAGTGCTAACTACATTGGTCATATGCAAGATCCTCTATATTGGGAAGATGAAAATAACGAAGTTCATCCGGCTTTAGCCAAGGAAATGCCAGAAAAGTCTGAAGACGGCTTAACTTACACCATTAAGATGCGTGATGACGCTAAATGGTCTAATGGAGACCCTGTCACCGCCCATGACTTTGTCTATGCTGTCCAACGCTTAGCCAATCCAGAAACTGGAGCTACCTATGCTTACTTAGTGGAAAACTTCGAAAATGCGGAAGAAGTGCTAAAAGGTGACCGCCCAGTAGAAGACTTAGGGGTAAAAGCTTTAGACGATTACACCATTGAAATCAAATTATCTCGTCCAACCCCATACATGGAACATTTACTGGCCTTCACGACCTTTTCACCACTTAACCAAAAATATGTGGAAGAAAAAGGTGATGCCTATGGAACTAACTCCGATAATGTCCTAGCCAATGGTCCATTCAAGGTGGAAGACTGGGATGGTACTGGCTTAAATTGGAAATTAGTTAAGAATGATGATTACTACAATGCTGACCAAGTGAAAGTGGACGGCGCTGAAGTCCAAGTCATTAAAGAAGACTCCACCACCGTTAACCTCTTTGAAAATGGGGAAGTGGATAATGCTCTCTTACGTGGTGAATTAGTTCGCCAGTATAGTGACCACCCACACCTGGAATACCGTCCGACTGCTTCAACCTACTACATCGAGTTGAACCAAGAAAATCCATTATTAGCCAATAAAGACTTCCGTGAAGCCTTAAACTATGCCATCGATAATAAGGAATACGCTGAGCAAATTAAAGCAGATGGTTCAGTTCCGCTAAGCACCTTAGTACCTAATGACCTCGTGCATAACCCAGAAACCGGGGAAGATTTCACCAAAGATGCTGCCATTGAACCAAAATATGACCCTGAAAAGGCTAAAGAGCTTTGGGAAAAAGTTCAAAAAGAACTGCCACAAGACTCTTACAGCATCCGTTTACTCTCTTCCGATGACGAAGGATCTAAGCAAGTGGGTGAATATCTCCAAGGTCAAATCCAAAATAACCTCCCTGGCTTAAAAGTTGACTTAATCACCGTGCCAGGTAAGAACCGCATTGCCCAACAAAATGCTGGAGATTTTGATATGGCTATTTCTGGTTGGTTAGCTGACTACGCTGATGCTTCCAACTTCCTTGACCTATTCACCACTGGTCACTCGAATAACCATGGCAACTACTCTAACCCAGCCTATGATCAATTATTAGAAAAAGCCGACAATGAAGATGCGAACGACCCTCAAGCCCGTTACAATGACTTTATTGAAGCGCAACGTCTCTTAGCCGCTGATGAAGCTACCATTGTTTTATCCCAAAAACAAGATGCTGAACTCCGTAACCCACGTGTTCAAGGCATCACCTACCGTCCTGTAGGCAATGAATTTGACATCCGTACAGCGACGATTGATAATTCTGCCAATGAATAATAGCCAATTGGCTAACTCTAACAGGCGCCACTACTTTCGAGTAGGGCGCCTTTTTGTTTTTCTGCTTATAAAGGGTAATCACTTCTTATAAAAGGAAGCTTTTTCAAAAACAGCTGTATTTATTCATTTAAAAAATATTCAAAATAGTTTGACAATTTATCTCTAATAGGGTATTTTATTAGTTAAATAAATTTTTAAGGGGAGATAAATATGAAACTAAAACGTAGTGCTTTGCTCCTTGCCACGGCTGCTAGCCTTTTCTTGGCAGCTTGTAGTGGACAAGAAAGTGCAGGAAACAAGAGTGGAAAAAATTCGACCATTAACTACGCCGTTAATACCGAACTATCGACACTCGATTCTGGGACTGTAATGGATATTAACGCGGCAAACTATATTGGCTTAGTCCAGGAAGGGCTCTATTGGGAAAATGAAAAGAATGAAGTTCAACCAGCCTTAGCCAAGGAAATGCCAGAAAAGTCAGAAGACGGTCTGACTTATACCGTCAAGATGCGTGACGATGCCAAGTGGTCGAACGGGGACCCCGTGACTGCCCATGACTT
The nucleotide sequence above comes from Aerococcus urinae. Encoded proteins:
- a CDS encoding peptide ABC transporter substrate-binding protein, with protein sequence MKVRKLVISLLSLSALALAGCSQNSKANEKIVHLTEAQEISTLDSSTVEDTGSSAYIGHMQDPLYWEDENNKVTPALAKEMPEKSEDGLTYTIKMRDDAKWSNGDPITANDFVYAVQRLANPETRASYAYLVENFENAEEVLKGDRPVEDLGVKALDDHTVEIKLSKPTPYMEHLLAFTNFSPLNKKFVEEKGDAYGSNSDNVLASGPFKVEDWDGTGLNWKLVKNPDYYNADKVKIDGADVQVIKEISTRVNLFENGEVDNTILSGELVRQYKDNPNLKFKPKASISYIGVNHKNPLLANKDFRLALDYALDNKEYTEQILATGSTPISTFVPKGLVKNPETGEDLVDEANIEPKVDVKKAQELWEKAKAAVPQDSYRLRILSSDDEGSKRVGEYFQGQLENNLPGLKVDLITVPGKNRIAAQRSGDFDLVLSGWLGDYADASNFLDLFKTGNPNNDGKYSNPKYDELLNKAANQDANDPQARYNDFLEAQKVLSEDEAVIVLNQGVTAELRNPRVQGATYRSVGNEFDYRTATIDNSAAEK
- a CDS encoding peptide ABC transporter substrate-binding protein, which produces MKFKKLAVTVLASAALVLSGCGQGQSQNQNVIRRTELQEMTTLDSTRVEDIQSANYIGHMQDPLYWEDENNEVHPALAKEMPEKSEDGLTYTIKMRDDAKWSNGDPVTAHDFVYAVQRLANPETGATYAYLVENFENAEEVLKGDRPVEDLGVKALDDYTIEIKLSRPTPYMEHLLAFTTFSPLNQKYVEEKGDAYGTNSDNVLANGPFKVEDWDGTGLNWKLVKNDDYYNADQVKVDGAEVQVIKEDSTTVNLFENGEVDNALLRGELVRQYSDHPHLEYRPTASTYYIELNQENPLLANKDFREALNYAIDNKEYAEQIKADGSVPLSTLVPNDLVHNPETGEDFTKDAAIEPKYDPEKAKELWEKVQKELPQDSYSIRLLSSDDEGSKQVGEYLQGQIQNNLPGLKVDLITVPGKNRIAQQNAGDFDMAISGWLADYADASNFLDLFTTGHSNNHGNYSNPAYDQLLEKADNEDANDPQARYNDFIEAQRLLAADEATIVLSQKQDAELRNPRVQGITYRPVGNEFDIRTATIDNSANE